In Gemmatimonadetes bacterium T265, one DNA window encodes the following:
- a CDS encoding RND transporter, whose amino-acid sequence MWIVTLSLRRPFTTACLAIMMILVGAYAALRMQTDIFPAINLPVVSAVWVYNGLPAKEMEGRVMTVAERSYSIGVTDIEHIESEALDGLCVIRVYLQPGTSVESAVAQITASSQSAVRTMPPGITPPYILRFNATDVPVMQIGISGDVGEQELNDAGNQFVRTQLVTAPGTNIPPVFGGAPKQVNVDIDLGRLYALGLTPADVSSAINTQNVILPTGTARVGDREYRVRLDASPTVADRLNDLPIKQVNGQMVYIRDVAQVRLGAGVQTNIVRVNGRRGAYLEVLKTGRASTLSVVDQVRALLQRAQASVPGAIQLSVISDQSTYVRASIQGVIREGLIAACLTATMILLFLGSWRSTLIVVTSIPLSILTSVVCLWALGQSLNIMTLGGLALAIGILVDDATVEIENMHRNMAQGKDLLQAILDGAAQIAVPAFVSSLSISIVFVPIFFLSGPAASLFRPLAMAVIFAVLASYVLSRTLVPTMAHYLLEKETDLHHGSEEEQEEKKRHAGWNWQINAHIEHQFERMRGGYHRLLAMAVGAPVWTLVIAALFAGGSMFLLPHIGEDFFPTVDAGQLRLHLRARPGTRIEETELVFGSVERAIRRVIPPSEIGLMLDDVGLSGGGVTLATGDQGTIGGFDGEILVSLAEKHHGTVAEYQAQLRDSLRAEFPDVQFYFQPADIVTRILNLGLPSPIDVQITGRNAKENYAAATRVADKARRVLGASDIRVQQVTTAPEFFFSVDRLRAEQAGVSTRDVASSMLIALSGSFQSAPNFWLDPTNGVQYNVAVQVPPYQLSSLDALARTPVAPPGGAPQPQLLSNLVTESRDLAPAIVTHYNVQPSFDVYASATGRDLGAVAGEVERIAQAEKLPKGSELHMRGQVDSMRTSFKGLVLGILAAMLLVYVLLVVNFQSWMGPLLIVLALPGALAGTMWGLFASHTTWSVPSLMGTIMALGVATSNSVLLLTFAEDERAEGKDAHDAALSAGTTRLRPVIMTALAMILGMLPMALGMGEGGEQNAPLGRAVIGGLLVASCYTLFVLPTLYALLRKKAPAPDPELPEPELTGREKQAADLKRGGGRPGDDGRGNNGNGDGTNGDGGHDGDRDGDRDGADGDHGDGDAPWRAPDRDRRTGDRRRPDTTPTPAHA is encoded by the coding sequence CGGTGCGGACGATGCCGCCGGGGATCACGCCGCCCTACATCCTGCGCTTCAACGCCACCGACGTGCCCGTGATGCAGATCGGCATCTCGGGCGACGTCGGCGAGCAGGAGCTGAACGACGCGGGCAACCAGTTCGTCCGCACGCAGCTCGTCACCGCGCCGGGGACCAACATCCCGCCGGTGTTCGGCGGCGCGCCCAAGCAGGTCAACGTCGACATCGACCTCGGGCGCCTGTACGCGCTCGGCCTCACGCCGGCCGACGTGTCGTCGGCGATCAACACGCAGAACGTCATCCTGCCGACCGGCACGGCGCGCGTCGGCGACCGCGAGTACCGCGTGCGCCTCGACGCGAGCCCGACGGTCGCCGACCGACTCAACGACCTGCCGATCAAGCAGGTGAACGGGCAGATGGTCTACATCCGCGACGTCGCACAGGTGCGGCTGGGGGCCGGCGTGCAGACCAACATCGTGCGCGTCAACGGGCGGCGCGGGGCGTACCTCGAGGTGCTCAAGACGGGGCGCGCGTCGACGCTCAGCGTCGTCGACCAGGTGCGCGCGCTCCTGCAGCGGGCGCAGGCGTCGGTGCCGGGGGCGATCCAGCTGAGCGTCATCTCGGACCAGTCGACGTACGTGCGGGCCTCGATCCAGGGCGTCATCCGCGAGGGGCTCATCGCGGCCTGCCTCACGGCGACGATGATCCTGCTCTTCCTCGGCAGCTGGCGCTCGACGCTCATCGTCGTTACGTCGATCCCGCTCTCGATCCTCACGTCGGTCGTCTGCCTGTGGGCGCTCGGCCAGTCGCTCAACATCATGACGCTCGGCGGGCTCGCGCTCGCGATCGGCATCCTGGTCGACGACGCGACGGTCGAGATCGAGAACATGCACCGCAACATGGCGCAGGGCAAAGACCTGCTGCAGGCGATCCTCGACGGAGCCGCGCAGATCGCCGTGCCGGCGTTCGTATCATCGCTGTCGATCTCGATCGTCTTCGTCCCGATCTTCTTCCTCAGCGGCCCGGCGGCGTCGCTGTTCCGCCCGCTCGCGATGGCGGTGATCTTCGCGGTGCTCGCGTCCTACGTGCTGTCGCGCACGCTCGTGCCGACGATGGCCCACTACCTCCTCGAGAAGGAGACGGACCTGCACCACGGGAGTGAGGAGGAGCAGGAAGAGAAGAAACGGCACGCCGGTTGGAACTGGCAGATCAACGCGCACATCGAACACCAGTTCGAGCGGATGCGGGGCGGCTACCACCGGCTGCTCGCGATGGCGGTCGGCGCGCCGGTGTGGACCCTCGTCATCGCGGCGCTGTTCGCGGGCGGGAGCATGTTCCTCCTGCCGCACATCGGCGAGGACTTCTTCCCGACGGTCGACGCGGGGCAGCTGCGGCTGCACCTGCGGGCGCGCCCGGGGACGCGGATCGAGGAGACGGAGCTCGTCTTCGGCTCCGTCGAGCGGGCGATCCGCCGCGTGATCCCGCCGAGCGAGATCGGGCTCATGCTCGACGACGTCGGGCTCTCGGGCGGCGGCGTCACGCTCGCCACCGGCGACCAGGGGACGATCGGCGGCTTCGACGGCGAGATCCTCGTCTCGCTCGCCGAGAAGCACCACGGCACGGTGGCCGAGTACCAGGCGCAGCTGCGCGACTCGCTGCGCGCGGAGTTCCCGGACGTGCAGTTCTACTTCCAGCCCGCCGACATCGTCACGCGGATCCTCAACCTCGGGCTGCCGTCGCCGATCGACGTGCAGATCACGGGGCGGAACGCGAAGGAGAACTACGCGGCGGCGACGCGCGTCGCCGACAAGGCGCGGCGCGTGCTCGGCGCGAGCGACATCCGCGTGCAGCAGGTGACGACGGCGCCCGAGTTCTTTTTCTCGGTCGACCGGCTGCGCGCCGAACAGGCCGGGGTGAGCACGCGCGACGTGGCGAGCTCGATGCTGATCGCGCTCTCGGGTTCGTTCCAGTCGGCGCCCAACTTCTGGCTCGACCCGACGAACGGCGTCCAGTACAACGTGGCCGTGCAGGTGCCGCCGTACCAGCTCTCCTCGCTCGACGCGCTCGCGCGCACGCCGGTCGCGCCGCCGGGGGGCGCGCCGCAGCCGCAGCTCCTCTCCAACCTCGTCACCGAGTCGCGCGACCTCGCCCCCGCGATCGTCACGCACTACAACGTGCAGCCGTCGTTCGACGTCTACGCGAGCGCGACGGGGCGCGACCTCGGCGCGGTCGCGGGGGAGGTCGAGAGGATCGCGCAGGCGGAGAAGCTGCCCAAGGGCTCCGAGCTCCACATGCGCGGGCAGGTCGACAGCATGCGCACGTCGTTCAAGGGGCTCGTGCTCGGCATCCTCGCCGCGATGCTGCTCGTCTACGTGCTGCTCGTCGTCAACTTTCAGTCGTGGATGGGCCCGCTGCTCATCGTGCTCGCGCTGCCGGGCGCGCTCGCGGGGACGATGTGGGGACTGTTCGCCTCACACACGACGTGGAGCGTGCCGTCGCTGATGGGCACGATCATGGCGCTCGGGGTAGCGACGTCCAACTCGGTGCTGCTGCTGACGTTCGCGGAAGACGAGCGGGCCGAGGGCAAGGACGCGCACGACGCGGCGCTGAGCGCCGGGACGACGCGCCTGCGCCCCGTGATCATGACCGCGCTCGCGATGATCCTCGGCATGCTGCCGATGGCGTTAGGCATGGGCGAGGGGGGCGAGCAGAACGCGCCGCTCGGCCGTGCGGTGATCGGCGGGCTGCTGGTCGCGAGCTGCTACACCCTCTTCGTGCTGCCGACTCTCTACGCGCTGCTGCGCAAGAAGGCGCCGGCGCCCGACCCCGAGCTGCCCGAGCCCGAGCTGACCGGGCGCGAGAAGCAAGCGGCCGACCTGAAGCGGGGCGGCGGCCGGCCGGGTGACGACGGCCGCGGCAATAATGGAAACGGCGACGGCACGAACGGCGACGGCGGTCACGACGGCGACCGCGACGGCGACCGCGACGGGGCGGACGGCGACCACGGCGACGGGGACGCGCCGTGGCGCGCGCCCGACCGCGACCGCCGCACGGGCGACCGCCGCCGCCCCGACACGACTCCCACTCCCGCTCATGCCTGA